Proteins encoded in a region of the Podarcis muralis chromosome 2, rPodMur119.hap1.1, whole genome shotgun sequence genome:
- the LOC114592261 gene encoding uncharacterized protein LOC114592261, protein MALDSITGCASMTESEISLHLELAEPGASPDRTKESISTSHVPEDASVDLTGNPMDQRRSVSQEGLSADVSESENVQALGKAGRRKLRIGESAEPVSHRLRRQRIYKPEKTRKCTHCGKHFGWRANLLGEKTQARATCSSCGELMSQSTQLPVTRKMRKREKAHQCTACKQVFVGSSELAVHKKVHQAEKPYKCLDCEKRFCSKANMLRHHQIHTGQKPYQCLVCGNTFRQQEQLIAHERTHTGETPFHCVVCGKDFNRKSVFLTHQRIHTGERPYKCSFCNKRFIRRAYHAIHERIHAREKRYKCSECGQSFNWNSEFIEHLRTHTGGKPYKCLGCEKRFGWHSDLIRHQRIHTGERPYKCAHCRRGFVQRAQLLLHERTHTGERPYKCSYCGKSFSRSSVLIRHLLLHTGEKPYNCLDCGKSFCERAQLVSHEVTHAEEKPYKCADCGKSFSWKSAFTRHRRIHTGEKPHKCPDCGKSFIRTTHLATHLRTHGREADSDALIGEGILNEGGGLM, encoded by the exons ATGGCGCTGGACTCCATAACAG GTTGTGCTTCCATGACTGAGAGTGAGATTTCCTTACACCTCGAGCTCGCCGAACCCGGAGCCTCACCTGACAGAACCAAAGAGAGCATTTCCACGTCTCATGTGCCGGAAGATGCATCTGTAGATCTCACAGGTAACCCAATGGATCAGAGGAGGAGTGTATCCCAAGAGGGACTCTCAGCAGATGTCAGTGAATCGGAAAATGTGCAGGCGCTTGGGAAGGCTGGCAGACGCAAGCTGCGCATCGGGGAAAGTGCAGAGCCTGTCTCCCATCGCCTTAGACGTCAAAGAATCTACAAGCCAGAGAAAACCCGCAAATGCACGCACTGCGGGAAGCACTTTGGCTGGAGGGCGAACCTTTTGGGAGAGAAAACCCAGGCAAGGGCGACATGCTCAAGCTGCGGAGAGCTGATGAGTCAGAGCACGCAGCTCCCAGTAACCAGGAAAATGCGTAAGAGGGAGAAAGCGCATCAGTGcactgcctgcaagcaggtcTTTGTGGGGAGCTCAGAACTGGCTGTGCATAAGAAAGTCCACCAAGCAGAAAAGCCGTACAAGTGCCTGGATTGCGAGAAGCGCTTTTGCTCCAAGGCAAACATGCTCCGGCACCATCAGATCCATACCGGacagaaaccgtatcagtgcttggtTTGCGGGAACACCTTCCGGCAGCAAGAGCAGCTCATTGCACACGAGAGAACGCACACGGGCGAGACACCCTTCCACTGCGTGGTGTGCGGGAAGGACTTCAACAGGAAGTCGGTCTTCCTGACACATCAGAGAATCCATACAGGCGAGAGGCCGTACAAATGCTCCTTCTGCAACAAGCGGTTCATCCGCAGGGCCTACCACGCCATCCACGAGCGAATCCACGCCCGGGAGAAACGCTACAAGTGCTCTGAATGCGGGCAGAGCTTTAACTGGAATTCGGAGTTCATCGAGCACTTGAGGACCCACACCGGAGGGAAGCCCTACAAGTGCCTGGGCTGCGAGAAGCGCTTCGGCTGGCACTCGGACCTTATCAgacaccagagaatccacacgggcgAACGGCCCTACAAGTGCGCCCACTGCCGGAGGGGCTTCGTCCAGAGGGCGCAGCTCCTCTTGCACGAGAGGACCCACACCGGCGAGAGGCCCTACAAGTGCTCCtactgtgggaaaagcttcagccgcAGCTCGGTCCTCATCAGGCACCTCCTGCtgcacaccggggagaagccgtacAACTGCCTggactgcgggaagagcttctgCGAGAGGGCCCAGCTGGTGTCCCACGAGGTGACGCACGCCGaggagaagccctacaagtgcgccgactgtgggaaaagcttcagctggAAGTCGGCCTTCACTCGGCACCGgaggatccacacgggagagaaaccccACAAGTGCCCCgattgtgggaagagcttcattcGAACCACCCACCTTGCCACCCACCTAAGAACCCACGGGCGGGAGGCAGACAGTGATGCTTTAATTGGGGAGGGCATTTTAAATGAAGGTGGCGGCTTAATGTAG